From the genome of Candidatus Nitrosocosmicus oleophilus, one region includes:
- a CDS encoding tyrosinase family protein, producing MNDVTVPPVRKNIMTIPQSERDNLRNAFIALNTKEDFVFPGNRNDKPFSGGVSYWFKQDEIHQATHVHRGPAFLTWHRELCIRFERLLRMADKTVSLHYWDWNEDPEELFNEQFMGSSQGDAGEPWLSAGFYDHYPNGNNYRGIESASIHGDHDNPADPPIALTRQKKKGTLKDYITKERRAKFHSDKEIIESASYNEMRTKLENVHDYAHMYIGGSIGDPHTAFRDPFVFLIHSNVDRLFAAWQLRKGKEYEYRLNPELVYGYEKDTMALGSTSPFIVVGIKTMLSPWCGIGYPYGINENASPGEKEEPGVIDVRPWTYPENWHRDPQREQERPKNSLDPSVVIPRHYDKFPDAFEYDISRLGNKME from the coding sequence TTGAATGATGTTACTGTTCCTCCAGTACGTAAGAATATCATGACTATACCACAGAGTGAAAGAGATAATCTTAGGAATGCGTTTATAGCGTTAAATACAAAAGAAGATTTTGTATTTCCTGGTAATAGAAATGACAAGCCTTTTTCAGGTGGAGTTAGTTATTGGTTCAAACAAGACGAAATTCATCAGGCAACACATGTTCATAGAGGACCCGCATTTTTGACATGGCATAGAGAACTTTGTATCAGATTTGAACGACTATTAAGAATGGCTGATAAAACTGTTTCACTCCATTACTGGGATTGGAACGAGGATCCGGAAGAACTTTTTAACGAACAATTTATGGGCAGTTCACAAGGAGACGCTGGAGAACCGTGGCTTAGCGCAGGCTTTTATGATCACTATCCAAATGGCAATAACTATCGTGGAATAGAATCTGCATCAATACACGGAGACCATGACAATCCTGCGGATCCTCCTATTGCCTTGACAAGACAAAAAAAGAAAGGTACCCTAAAGGATTACATAACCAAAGAAAGACGAGCCAAATTCCACTCCGATAAAGAAATAATTGAATCCGCAAGTTACAACGAAATGAGAACTAAACTTGAGAACGTCCACGATTATGCTCACATGTATATTGGTGGATCCATTGGTGATCCGCATACAGCCTTCAGGGATCCATTTGTATTTCTCATACACTCAAATGTAGATAGACTTTTCGCCGCATGGCAATTGCGGAAAGGAAAAGAATATGAATATCGACTAAATCCTGAACTCGTATACGGGTACGAGAAAGACACAATGGCTTTAGGATCCACGTCTCCATTCATAGTCGTAGGAATAAAGACGATGTTATCACCATGGTGCGGCATCGGATACCCATATGGTATCAATGAGAATGCCTCGCCAGGGGAGAAAGAAGAACCAGGTGTAATTGATGTTAGGCCATGGACATACCCTGAGAATTGGCATAGGGATCCTCAAAGAGAACAGGAAAGACCAAAAAATTCTCTAGATCCTTCTGTGGTTATTCCTAGACACTACGATAAATTTCCAGATGCATTTGAATATGATATTTCCAGACTAGGGAATAAAATGGAGTAG